One Aquipuribacter nitratireducens genomic region harbors:
- a CDS encoding DUF3145 domain-containing protein has product MPVVTRGVLYVHSAARAVCPHVEWATGRVLGMRVDLDWAPQPLGPGLFRTELSWQGEQGTGALLASALRGWAELRYEVTEEPSRGCDGARFSHVPDLGLFHAVMDVHGNTVVPEDRIRTALESGDPVEVRHRLELALGSAWDRELEPFRHAGDDAQVRWLHRVG; this is encoded by the coding sequence ATGCCTGTCGTCACCCGCGGTGTGCTGTACGTGCACTCCGCTGCACGCGCCGTGTGCCCGCATGTGGAGTGGGCCACCGGGCGCGTCCTCGGTATGCGCGTCGACCTCGACTGGGCGCCGCAGCCGCTCGGCCCCGGCCTGTTCCGCACCGAGCTGTCGTGGCAGGGCGAGCAGGGCACGGGGGCGCTGCTCGCGAGCGCCCTGCGGGGTTGGGCGGAGCTGCGGTACGAGGTCACCGAGGAGCCGAGCCGCGGCTGCGACGGGGCCCGGTTCAGCCACGTGCCGGACCTCGGCCTCTTCCACGCCGTCATGGACGTGCACGGCAACACCGTCGTGCCCGAGGACCGCATCCGCACGGCCCTGGAGTCGGGAGACCCCGTCGAGGTCCGCCACCGGCTCGAGCTCGCCCTCGGCTCGGCCTGGGACCGTGAGCTCGAGCCGTTCCGCCACGCCGGCGACGACGCCCAGGTGCGCTGGCTGCACCGGGTGGGCTGA
- a CDS encoding class F sortase — MTGQARHRADPVPGAVRRQTLLTAVVVAATVGLGSLLALAAGGFEADPAASPSPEGSRAVTAATPSPASSPSPSPSAAAARSARVPADPAATSPSAPAPARTTIGPVDPGVAVTAPLRPVGLSVPAIDLETRLIELGTEADGTLEVPDDPDDAGWFTASAVPGARGPSIIAGHVDSADGVAVFTRLGELAPGDAVAVTLEDGSMAAFVVSSVQQFPKEEFPTDEVYGPSPVPVLRLVTCGGEFDRAAASYRDNVVVEAVPAP; from the coding sequence GTGACCGGGCAGGCGCGCCACCGCGCCGACCCGGTGCCGGGCGCGGTGCGCCGCCAGACGCTCCTCACAGCGGTCGTCGTCGCGGCGACGGTGGGGCTCGGGAGCCTGCTCGCCCTCGCGGCGGGTGGTTTCGAGGCCGATCCTGCGGCGTCGCCGAGCCCCGAGGGGTCGAGGGCGGTCACCGCGGCGACGCCCTCCCCGGCATCGTCACCGTCACCGTCACCGTCCGCGGCCGCTGCGCGGTCGGCGCGGGTGCCCGCCGACCCGGCCGCGACGTCCCCGTCGGCCCCCGCGCCGGCACGGACGACGATCGGGCCGGTCGACCCCGGCGTCGCCGTCACGGCACCGCTGCGGCCCGTGGGTCTCAGCGTGCCCGCGATCGACCTCGAGACCCGGCTCATCGAGCTCGGCACCGAGGCGGACGGGACCCTGGAGGTGCCGGACGACCCCGACGACGCCGGTTGGTTCACCGCCAGCGCGGTGCCCGGCGCGCGCGGCCCCTCGATCATCGCCGGTCACGTCGACTCCGCAGACGGCGTCGCCGTCTTCACCCGCCTCGGTGAGCTCGCGCCCGGCGACGCGGTCGCCGTGACGCTCGAGGACGGCTCCATGGCCGCCTTCGTCGTGAGCAGCGTCCAGCAGTTCCCCAAGGAGGAGTTCCCCACCGACGAGGTCTACGGCCCCTCCCCCGTGCCCGTCCTGCGTCTCGTGACGTGCGGCGGGGAGTTCGACCGGGCGGCGGCGTCCTACCGGGACAACGTCGTCGTCGAGGCGGTCCCGGCTCCCTGA
- a CDS encoding acyl carrier protein: MASEQEILSGLAEIVNEETGLPTDAVEMDKSFTDDLDIDSLSMMTIVVNAEEKFGIRIPDEDVKNLATVRDAVNYIAQAQG; the protein is encoded by the coding sequence ATGGCCAGCGAGCAGGAGATCCTGAGCGGTCTCGCCGAGATCGTCAACGAGGAGACCGGCCTGCCGACCGACGCGGTCGAGATGGACAAGTCGTTCACCGACGACCTCGACATCGACTCGCTCTCGATGATGACGATCGTCGTCAACGCGGAGGAGAAGTTCGGCATCCGCATCCCGGACGAGGACGTGAAGAACCTCGCCACGGTGCGCGACGCCGTCAACTACATCGCGCAGGCGCAGGGCTGA
- a CDS encoding acyl-CoA carboxylase subunit beta, which translates to MTATAAGATGTDGLQVEVDPRDPVLRLQTFADPGSVELLTEQDDSGMLAARVRVDGAPAVVFVSDARVMGGAMGEAGCKVILTAYERALADSVPVVGLWHSGGARLAEGVVSLHAVGEVFAIMTRASGKVPQISVVIGAAAGGAAYGPALTDVVVLGPDGRVFVTGPDVVRSVTGERVDALRLGGPEPHGRRSGVVHVVTETTEEAYARGRDLVTLLGRPASVDPAKVKDRDLGRHLPENVKRAYDVHPIVEDLLDTDGEHLELHPRWAPNVVTTLGRLGGGTVGVIANNPMRLGGCLDSSSAEKAARFVRMCDAFGIPLVVLVDVPGYLPGVGQEWDGVVRRGAKLLHAFGEAVVPRVTLVTRKAYGGAYIAMNSRALGATKVLAWPTGEVAVMGAVAAVRILHRRRLAEVPDDARAQVELELAAEHERLAGGIPRAMEIGVVDEVVPTASTRSALARAVAEAPARRGQHGNIPL; encoded by the coding sequence GTGACCGCCACGGCGGCCGGGGCGACCGGCACCGACGGCCTGCAGGTGGAGGTCGACCCGCGCGACCCCGTGCTGCGGCTGCAGACCTTCGCCGACCCCGGCAGCGTCGAGCTGCTCACCGAGCAGGACGACTCCGGCATGCTCGCCGCCCGCGTCCGCGTCGACGGCGCCCCCGCGGTCGTCTTCGTCTCCGACGCCCGCGTCATGGGCGGCGCGATGGGCGAGGCCGGCTGCAAGGTCATCCTCACCGCGTACGAGCGGGCGCTCGCCGACTCCGTGCCGGTGGTCGGCCTGTGGCACTCCGGCGGGGCGCGTCTCGCCGAGGGCGTCGTGAGCCTCCACGCCGTCGGCGAGGTCTTCGCGATCATGACGCGGGCGTCGGGCAAGGTCCCGCAGATCAGCGTCGTCATCGGCGCCGCGGCCGGCGGCGCCGCGTACGGCCCCGCCCTCACCGACGTCGTCGTCCTCGGTCCCGACGGGCGCGTCTTCGTCACCGGGCCGGACGTCGTCCGCAGCGTCACCGGCGAGCGGGTCGACGCCCTCCGCCTCGGCGGACCCGAGCCGCACGGCCGTCGCTCGGGCGTCGTCCACGTCGTCACGGAGACGACGGAGGAGGCCTACGCGCGCGGCCGCGACCTCGTCACGCTGCTCGGCCGGCCGGCGAGCGTCGACCCGGCGAAGGTGAAGGACCGCGACCTCGGCCGGCACCTGCCGGAGAACGTCAAGCGCGCCTACGACGTCCACCCGATCGTCGAGGACCTCCTCGACACCGACGGGGAGCACCTCGAGCTGCACCCGCGGTGGGCGCCGAACGTCGTGACGACCCTCGGTCGCCTCGGCGGCGGCACCGTCGGGGTCATCGCCAACAACCCGATGCGCCTCGGCGGCTGCCTCGACTCCAGCTCCGCGGAGAAGGCGGCCCGGTTCGTGCGGATGTGCGACGCGTTCGGCATCCCGCTCGTCGTGCTCGTCGACGTGCCCGGCTACCTGCCGGGCGTCGGGCAGGAGTGGGACGGCGTCGTCCGTCGCGGCGCCAAGCTGCTCCACGCGTTCGGCGAGGCCGTCGTGCCGCGGGTCACCCTCGTGACGCGCAAGGCGTACGGCGGGGCGTACATCGCGATGAACTCCCGCGCGCTCGGCGCCACGAAGGTGCTGGCGTGGCCGACCGGCGAGGTCGCCGTCATGGGGGCCGTCGCCGCCGTGAGGATCCTCCACCGCCGCCGGCTCGCCGAGGTCCCGGACGACGCCCGCGCCCAGGTCGAGCTCGAGCTCGCCGCCGAGCACGAGCGGCTCGCGGGCGGCATCCCGCGCGCCATGGAGATCGGGGTCGTCGACGAGGTCGTGCCGACGGCGTCGACCCGGTCGGCGCTGGCGCGCGCGGTCGCGGAGGCTCCGGCGCGGCGCGGTCAGCACGGCAACATCCCGCTCTGA
- a CDS encoding trans-sulfuration enzyme family protein: MTASSQPFPGLHPDSLAVHAGRDDLGELGVHAPPLDLSSTYPLPDVDAGGASYEAMAGGGPPVPEGGHVYQRLWNPTVARFEEALARLEHAESAVAFASGMAALSATVLALTTGSGRRHVVAVRPLYGGSDHLLATGLLGTEVTFCSAHEVAGAVRPDTAMVLAETPANPTLDLVDIAALVRDSGTVPVVVDGTFATPVLQNPLDHGAAMVLHSATKYLGGHGDVVGGVVACSEEHAAGLRRVRAVTGGLLHPLGAYLLHRGLATLPVRVRAQQAGALAVVEAAVDHPAVARVHSPALDTTGVVARQMHGPGAMLALELHGGLAAASGFIAALRLFTHAVSLGGVDSLVQHPAALTHRPVEAGARPGDGIVRLSVGLEHPGDLVADVRQALDAVLLRAREPAVSAS, from the coding sequence ATGACAGCGTCGTCGCAGCCCTTCCCCGGCCTCCACCCGGACTCCCTCGCCGTCCACGCGGGCCGCGACGACCTCGGCGAGCTCGGGGTGCACGCCCCGCCGCTCGACCTGTCCTCCACGTACCCGCTGCCAGACGTGGACGCCGGGGGCGCCTCGTACGAGGCCATGGCGGGTGGCGGTCCTCCCGTGCCCGAGGGCGGCCACGTGTACCAGCGGCTGTGGAACCCCACGGTCGCCCGCTTCGAGGAGGCGCTCGCCCGCCTCGAGCACGCGGAGTCGGCGGTGGCCTTCGCCTCCGGCATGGCCGCCCTGTCCGCGACCGTCCTCGCGCTGACGACCGGCAGCGGTCGCCGTCACGTCGTCGCCGTCCGGCCCCTGTACGGCGGGAGCGACCACCTGCTCGCCACCGGCCTGCTCGGCACCGAGGTCACGTTCTGCTCGGCGCACGAGGTCGCGGGTGCGGTCCGCCCCGACACGGCGATGGTGCTGGCGGAGACCCCGGCGAACCCCACGCTCGACCTCGTCGACATCGCCGCGCTCGTGCGCGACTCCGGCACGGTGCCGGTCGTCGTCGACGGCACCTTCGCCACGCCCGTCCTGCAGAACCCGCTCGACCACGGCGCCGCCATGGTCCTCCACAGCGCGACGAAGTACCTCGGTGGCCACGGCGACGTCGTCGGGGGCGTCGTCGCGTGCAGCGAGGAGCACGCGGCCGGGCTGCGGCGGGTCCGGGCCGTGACCGGCGGGCTGCTCCACCCGCTCGGCGCCTACCTGCTGCACCGCGGGCTGGCGACGCTCCCGGTGCGGGTCCGGGCGCAGCAGGCCGGCGCCCTCGCGGTGGTCGAGGCGGCCGTCGACCACCCGGCGGTCGCCCGAGTGCACTCCCCCGCTCTCGACACGACCGGCGTCGTCGCGCGGCAGATGCACGGCCCCGGGGCGATGCTCGCGCTCGAGCTGCACGGCGGGCTCGCCGCCGCGTCGGGGTTCATCGCCGCGCTCCGGCTGTTCACGCACGCGGTGTCGCTCGGCGGGGTCGACTCGCTCGTCCAGCACCCGGCCGCCCTCACGCACCGCCCCGTCGAGGCGGGCGCCAGGCCCGGCGACGGGATCGTGCGGCTGTCGGTCGGTCTCGAGCACCCTGGCGACCTCGTCGCCGACGTCCGCCAGGCGCTCGATGCCGTCCTGCTCCGGGCCCGGGAGCCCGCCGTCAGCGCGTCGTGA
- the fabF gene encoding beta-ketoacyl-ACP synthase II, which produces MSTDISVVVTGLGATTPIGGDATSTWEAALKGTSGAATFTGPWVDDFDLPVTFGAQLAVPPGEVLEKVQIRRLDPSSQYALIASKEAWADAGSPEVERTRLGVCMASGIGGLWTLLDSWDTMKAKGPRRVFPLAIPMLMPNAPAATVSLELGARAGAHTPVSACASGAEAIAMGLEMIRSGRADVVVCGGTEAVVHPLPVAAFAAMQALSTRNDTPETASRPYDSSRDGFVLGEGAGAVVLESEAHARARGATIHARLLGAGMSSDAHHIAAPEPEGMGASRAVELALADGGLTPADVDHVNAHATSTPVGDVAEARAIRLALGADADHVAVSGTKSMTGHLLGAAGAVEAVFAISAVRERLAPPTINISDLDPDVDLDVVRDEPRTLGDGTRPVVALNNSFGFGGHNVALAFGSAS; this is translated from the coding sequence ATGAGCACCGACATCAGCGTGGTCGTCACCGGCCTGGGCGCCACGACGCCCATCGGTGGTGACGCCACGAGCACGTGGGAGGCCGCGCTCAAGGGCACCTCCGGGGCGGCGACGTTCACGGGTCCGTGGGTCGACGACTTCGACCTCCCGGTCACCTTCGGGGCGCAGCTCGCCGTGCCGCCGGGCGAGGTCCTGGAGAAGGTGCAGATCCGCCGGCTCGACCCCAGCTCGCAGTACGCGCTCATCGCGTCGAAGGAGGCGTGGGCCGACGCCGGCAGCCCCGAGGTCGAGCGCACCCGCCTCGGCGTGTGCATGGCCAGCGGCATCGGCGGGCTGTGGACCCTCCTCGACAGCTGGGACACGATGAAGGCGAAGGGCCCCCGCCGGGTGTTCCCCCTCGCGATCCCCATGCTCATGCCCAACGCGCCCGCCGCGACCGTCAGTCTCGAGCTGGGGGCCCGGGCGGGCGCCCACACCCCGGTGAGCGCGTGCGCGTCCGGTGCCGAGGCCATCGCGATGGGCCTGGAGATGATCCGCTCCGGGCGGGCCGACGTCGTCGTGTGCGGGGGCACCGAGGCGGTGGTCCACCCGCTGCCCGTGGCGGCGTTCGCCGCCATGCAGGCGCTGTCGACCCGCAACGACACCCCCGAGACCGCGTCACGGCCCTACGACTCCTCCCGGGACGGTTTCGTGCTCGGCGAGGGCGCGGGCGCCGTCGTGCTGGAGTCCGAGGCCCACGCCCGGGCCCGCGGGGCCACGATCCACGCCCGCCTGCTCGGCGCCGGGATGTCGAGCGACGCCCACCACATCGCGGCCCCCGAGCCGGAGGGCATGGGCGCCTCCCGCGCCGTCGAGCTCGCCCTCGCCGACGGCGGCCTCACCCCTGCCGACGTCGACCACGTCAACGCGCACGCGACCTCCACGCCCGTCGGTGACGTCGCGGAGGCCCGCGCCATCCGGCTCGCGCTCGGCGCCGACGCCGACCACGTCGCGGTCTCCGGCACGAAGTCGATGACGGGGCACCTGCTCGGCGCCGCGGGCGCCGTCGAGGCCGTGTTCGCCATCTCGGCGGTGCGGGAGAGACTCGCGCCGCCGACCATCAACATCTCCGACCTCGACCCGGACGTCGACCTCGACGTCGTACGCGACGAGCCCCGGACGCTCGGGGACGGCACCCGCCCCGTGGTCGCCCTCAACAACTCCTTCGGCTTCGGCGGCCACAACGTCGCCCTCGCGTTCGGGAGCGCGTCGTGA
- a CDS encoding agmatinase family protein, translating into MSPTRYGAQFGPDVTFLGVPRCDWQDPGSMSGADVVVLGAPFDGGTSHRPGTRFGPQALRTTDYLGHDGSRPSLALRVDGLRDLDVRDAGDVEMPPGDIETSLQRLRGAVAAVARSGAVPVVLGGDHSITYATGRGTADVHGEGRVSMLHFDAHADTGDIEFGSLWGHGQPMRRLIESGALRGDRFLQIGLRGYWPGPETLAWMAERRMRSYEMTEVVDRGLDACLDEAFGIATDGCDGVFLSVDIDVADPGHAPGTGTPEPGGLTARQLLDAVRRICWELPVVGMDVVEVSPPYDHADITAALGNRVVLEAVSAMARRRREAAGETFPSPSAPLLDGR; encoded by the coding sequence ATGAGCCCGACCCGCTACGGCGCGCAGTTCGGCCCGGACGTCACGTTCCTCGGTGTGCCCCGCTGCGACTGGCAGGACCCGGGGTCGATGAGCGGGGCGGACGTCGTGGTGCTCGGGGCGCCGTTCGACGGCGGCACGTCGCACCGGCCCGGCACCCGCTTCGGGCCGCAGGCCCTGCGGACCACCGACTACCTCGGGCACGACGGCTCCCGGCCGAGCCTCGCGCTGCGCGTCGACGGGCTGCGGGACCTCGACGTGCGCGACGCGGGGGACGTCGAGATGCCGCCGGGGGACATCGAGACGAGCCTGCAGCGCCTCCGCGGGGCGGTCGCGGCCGTGGCGCGCTCCGGCGCGGTGCCCGTCGTCCTCGGCGGCGACCACTCCATCACGTACGCGACCGGGCGGGGCACGGCGGACGTCCACGGGGAGGGGCGCGTGTCGATGCTCCACTTCGACGCGCACGCCGACACCGGCGACATCGAGTTCGGCTCGCTGTGGGGCCACGGCCAGCCGATGCGGCGCCTCATCGAGTCCGGCGCGCTGCGGGGTGACCGGTTCCTGCAGATCGGCCTGCGCGGCTACTGGCCGGGCCCTGAGACGCTCGCGTGGATGGCCGAGCGGCGGATGCGCTCCTACGAGATGACGGAGGTGGTCGACCGCGGCCTCGACGCCTGCCTCGACGAGGCGTTCGGCATCGCGACCGACGGCTGCGACGGGGTGTTCCTGTCCGTCGACATCGACGTCGCCGACCCCGGTCACGCGCCCGGCACGGGCACCCCCGAGCCCGGCGGGCTCACCGCCCGCCAGCTCCTCGACGCCGTACGACGGATCTGCTGGGAGCTCCCGGTCGTCGGGATGGACGTCGTCGAGGTGAGCCCGCCGTACGACCACGCCGACATCACCGCCGCCCTCGGCAACCGGGTCGTCCTCGAGGCGGTGTCGGCCATGGCCCGGCGGCGTCGCGAGGCCGCGGGCGAGACGTTCCCCTCGCCGTCCGCACCGCTGCTCGACGGCCGCTGA
- a CDS encoding DUF4397 domain-containing protein, with amino-acid sequence MARPSPAVRASASGSSRPRALRAAALVVATAVAVVLLPVGAAGASTATAYLRAAHLVPDLGAMDVRLSPFSGEGDPEALAPVLEITASYGAVGGYEALPPGRYAVALRPAGSDPSSDPVLSLTFDLTAGQAYTVAGLGSSDDPSLELLEDELTRPADGTARVRLLGASLEAPTAQVSAVDGPALGTARLGEATDYTQAPAGPWTLRAEGDGASGESEVDLDAGDVYTLLVLDGDDGLQLQAVLDAGGVGTVPVGAAATGLGGLADGAGGPGPSAGVVLAALAAGALLVLLAAVPLARPARRRAEPPATR; translated from the coding sequence GTGGCCCGACCGAGCCCCGCCGTCCGCGCCAGCGCGTCCGGCTCGTCCCGCCCCCGGGCGCTGCGTGCCGCGGCGCTCGTGGTCGCCACCGCGGTCGCCGTCGTGCTCCTGCCGGTGGGGGCGGCCGGGGCGTCGACGGCGACGGCGTACCTCCGGGCGGCGCACCTCGTGCCGGACCTCGGCGCGATGGACGTCCGGCTGTCGCCGTTCTCCGGCGAGGGGGACCCCGAGGCGCTGGCACCCGTCCTCGAGATCACCGCGTCGTACGGCGCGGTCGGCGGGTACGAGGCCCTCCCTCCCGGTCGGTACGCGGTCGCCCTGCGGCCTGCAGGCTCCGACCCGTCGAGCGACCCGGTGCTCAGCCTCACCTTCGACCTCACGGCAGGCCAGGCGTACACGGTGGCCGGACTGGGCTCCAGCGACGACCCGAGCCTGGAGCTGCTCGAGGACGAGCTGACCCGCCCCGCGGACGGCACGGCCCGGGTCCGCCTGCTCGGGGCGTCCCTCGAGGCACCGACCGCGCAGGTGTCGGCGGTCGACGGCCCGGCGCTCGGCACCGCCCGGCTCGGCGAGGCGACGGACTACACGCAGGCACCGGCGGGTCCGTGGACCCTGCGGGCCGAGGGCGACGGCGCCAGCGGCGAGAGCGAGGTCGACCTCGACGCGGGCGACGTCTACACCCTCCTCGTCCTCGACGGCGACGACGGGCTGCAGCTGCAGGCCGTCCTCGACGCGGGCGGGGTCGGCACGGTCCCGGTCGGGGCCGCCGCCACCGGCCTCGGCGGCCTCGCCGACGGCGCGGGCGGCCCCGGCCCGTCCGCGGGCGTCGTCCTCGCCGCACTCGCCGCGGGGGCGCTCCTCGTGCTGCTGGCGGCCGTCCCGCTCGCGCGGCCGGCCCGACGCCGCGCGGAGCCGCCCGCGACCAGGTGA
- a CDS encoding APC family permease translates to MSGGPALARRLGLGDAVALGLGSMLGAGVFAVWGPASAAAGGAVLVALVLAATVAVCNATSSAQLAAQYPTSGGTYVYGRERLGAWPGFLAGWGFVVGKTASCAAMALTVAAYTVPAPWQRPAAVAVVLLAGALGYRGITRTARATRVVLVVVLGCLAVGLLAALTGTRSAAGLGPQLEQGWGEHGAYGVLQAAGLLFFAFAGYARVATLGEEVRDPARTIPRAVLLALATAAAVYAAVALTLLATLGADATAAAVSPLADAVAAGRVPGAAVVVGVGAAAASFGALLALLAGVSRTTLAMARGHDLPRRLGVVHPVHQVPHRAEAVVVVAVAALAATGDLRWSIGLSSTGVLVYYLVANLSAWTQTAPHRRYPRVLQALGALLCVALVAALPLTSLLAGIAVLLAGVLYRAVVLRARRRGRAAPRTPGASPPGAPPGGP, encoded by the coding sequence GTGAGCGGTGGACCCGCCCTGGCGCGCCGGCTCGGGCTCGGCGACGCCGTCGCCCTCGGCCTGGGCTCGATGCTCGGCGCGGGCGTGTTCGCCGTGTGGGGCCCGGCCTCCGCTGCCGCCGGAGGGGCGGTCCTCGTCGCGCTCGTGCTCGCGGCGACGGTCGCCGTGTGCAACGCCACGTCGTCCGCGCAGCTGGCCGCGCAGTACCCGACGTCCGGCGGGACGTACGTCTACGGCCGCGAGCGCCTCGGCGCGTGGCCCGGCTTCCTCGCGGGCTGGGGGTTCGTCGTCGGCAAGACCGCGAGCTGTGCGGCCATGGCGCTCACGGTCGCCGCCTACACGGTCCCGGCGCCGTGGCAGCGGCCCGCCGCGGTCGCCGTCGTCCTCCTCGCCGGGGCGCTCGGCTACCGAGGCATCACCCGCACCGCGCGCGCGACGCGCGTGGTCCTCGTCGTCGTCCTCGGCTGCCTCGCCGTCGGGCTGCTCGCTGCGCTCACCGGCACGCGGAGCGCCGCGGGACTCGGCCCGCAGCTCGAACAGGGGTGGGGCGAGCACGGCGCGTACGGGGTGCTGCAGGCCGCCGGACTGCTGTTCTTCGCGTTCGCGGGGTACGCGAGGGTCGCGACGCTCGGCGAGGAGGTCCGGGACCCGGCCCGCACCATCCCGCGCGCCGTCCTCCTCGCGCTCGCGACCGCCGCCGCGGTGTACGCGGCCGTCGCCCTGACGCTGCTCGCCACGCTCGGGGCGGACGCCACCGCCGCGGCGGTGTCCCCGCTCGCGGACGCGGTCGCCGCCGGTCGCGTGCCGGGCGCGGCGGTCGTCGTCGGCGTGGGGGCCGCCGCGGCTTCCTTCGGTGCGCTGCTGGCGCTCCTCGCCGGCGTGTCCCGCACGACCCTCGCGATGGCCCGGGGGCACGACCTGCCGCGCCGGCTCGGGGTCGTCCACCCCGTGCACCAGGTGCCGCACCGCGCAGAGGCGGTCGTCGTCGTGGCCGTCGCGGCCCTCGCCGCCACGGGCGACCTGCGGTGGTCGATCGGGCTGTCGTCGACGGGGGTCCTCGTGTACTACCTCGTCGCGAACCTCAGCGCGTGGACGCAGACGGCACCGCACCGCCGCTACCCGCGGGTGCTCCAGGCGCTCGGCGCGCTGCTGTGCGTCGCGCTCGTCGCGGCCCTGCCCCTCACGAGCCTGCTGGCCGGGATCGCCGTGCTGCTGGCCGGGGTGCTGTACCGCGCGGTGGTGCTGCGGGCACGGCGCCGGGGCCGCGCCGCTCCTCGAACACCAGGTGCGTCTCCACCTGGCGCACCGCCGGGTGGCCCGTGA
- a CDS encoding YbaK/EbsC family protein — protein sequence MLGTLDTAPALDRTDLLAEPVAAAAHALPRDRLLVAPIDPDLADTAAFCEAYDVGLEVSANCVVVAGRRGEVTRYAACVVLATTRADVNGVVRKRLDARKASFAPMADAVEQTGMEYGGITPVGLPAGWLLLVDAAVVAQPWVVVGSGLRRSKLVVPGAVLADLPGAEVVTDLGR from the coding sequence GTGCTCGGCACCCTCGACACCGCCCCGGCCCTCGACCGCACCGACCTCCTCGCCGAGCCCGTCGCCGCCGCGGCGCACGCGCTGCCCCGGGACCGGCTCCTCGTCGCGCCGATCGACCCCGACCTCGCCGACACGGCCGCCTTCTGCGAGGCCTACGACGTCGGTCTCGAGGTGTCCGCCAACTGCGTCGTCGTCGCGGGCCGACGCGGGGAGGTGACCCGCTACGCGGCCTGCGTCGTCCTCGCCACCACCCGGGCCGACGTCAACGGGGTCGTGCGAAAGCGCCTGGACGCCCGCAAGGCGTCGTTCGCGCCGATGGCGGACGCCGTCGAGCAGACGGGCATGGAGTACGGCGGCATCACCCCGGTGGGTCTGCCCGCGGGCTGGTTGCTGCTCGTCGACGCCGCCGTCGTCGCGCAGCCGTGGGTCGTCGTCGGCTCGGGGCTGCGCCGCTCGAAGCTCGTGGTGCCCGGTGCGGTGCTCGCCGACCTGCCCGGTGCAGAGGTGGTCACCGACCTGGGGCGCTGA
- a CDS encoding GNAT family N-acetyltransferase, whose protein sequence is MAAVPVRRTERLVLRGFTDADRDPFAALNADPEVMEHFPAPYDRQRSDAFVDRVLARWAERQYGLWALERSDTGEFIGYTGLWPAEFEAPFTPAVEVGWRLARAHWGQGFATEAALESLRYGFDDLGLDEIVSFTARTNERSWRVMERIGLRRDAAGDFEHPSVPLGHRVRPHVLYRLRREDWARHQRLPRSRRNA, encoded by the coding sequence GTGGCGGCGGTCCCGGTCCGGCGGACCGAGCGTCTCGTGCTGCGTGGGTTCACCGACGCCGACCGGGATCCGTTCGCCGCGCTCAACGCCGACCCGGAGGTGATGGAGCACTTCCCGGCGCCGTACGACCGGCAGCGCTCCGACGCCTTCGTCGACCGGGTCCTCGCGCGCTGGGCCGAGCGGCAGTACGGCCTGTGGGCGCTCGAGCGGTCGGACACCGGCGAGTTCATCGGATACACCGGCTTGTGGCCGGCGGAGTTCGAAGCCCCCTTCACCCCGGCCGTCGAGGTGGGGTGGCGGCTGGCCCGCGCGCACTGGGGGCAGGGGTTCGCCACCGAGGCGGCGCTGGAGTCGCTCCGCTACGGCTTCGACGACCTCGGGCTCGACGAGATCGTGTCGTTCACCGCGCGGACGAACGAGCGGTCGTGGCGGGTGATGGAACGGATCGGCCTGCGACGCGACGCCGCCGGGGACTTCGAGCACCCGTCGGTCCCGCTCGGGCACCGGGTGCGCCCGCACGTGCTGTACCGGCTGCGCCGGGAGGACTGGGCGCGACACCAACGACTCCCTCGGAGTCGTAGGAACGCCTGA